A portion of the Lycium ferocissimum isolate CSIRO_LF1 unplaced genomic scaffold, AGI_CSIRO_Lferr_CH_V1 ctg5010, whole genome shotgun sequence genome contains these proteins:
- the LOC132044600 gene encoding DEK domain-containing chromatin-associated protein 3-like, with protein sequence MDESDNESEESDGVIDHKDDGGKKGDEVDVGEQDKADGEKVGNELNVGEEDKADGEKDGNELNVGEEDKANGEKDGNELNVGEEDKVDGEKDGDEVDLAEDDKADGERDRDGVVALEEEKADSEKDGDGVVAVEEEKADGENEAEESDKGAGDQSEGEKE encoded by the coding sequence ATGGATGAGAGTGACAATGAAAGTGAGGAATCTGATGGAGTCATCGATCACAAGGATGATGGTGGAAAGAAAGGAGATGAAGTGGATGTAGGTGAACAGGACAAGGCTGATGGTGAGAAAGTTGGAAATGAATTGAATGTAGGTGAAGAGGACAAAGCTGATGGTGAGAAAGATGGAAATGAATTGAACGTAGGCGAAGAGGACAAGGCTAATGGTGAGAAAGATGGAAATGAATTGAATGTAGGCGAAGAGGACAAGGTTGATGGTGAGAAAGATGGAGATGAAGTGGATTTAGCTGAAGATGACAAGGCTGATGGTGAAAGGGATAGAGATGGTGTGGTTGCACTTGAAGAGGAAAAGGCTGATAGTGAAAAGGATGGAGATGGAGTGGTTGCAGTTGAAGAGGAAAAGGCTGATGGTGAGAACGAAGCAGAAGAATCGGATAAAGGCGCCGGTGACCAAAGTGAGGGTGAAAAGGAGTAA